CTGCATCCAATTGAGTCTGTGGATCATTCCACACTTGTAACTCTTGCAAGCGCACTGCTGTAGAGCGACGAATTAGGAAGGCATGAAGAGGTTGCCAGTTATGCATTAGTCTCTGCATTCTTTCGTCGTCATTCTGTTGGAATGCGAAAGCAATTCTCAATTGACACTGCTCGTTTTGATAAAAGCACCATTGCCAATCACCATAGGCAATGTCAAAGTGACGATTTTGTTCTAATGCTGCTACTTGCAAGGCAATTTTTTGGGGTGTCAATTCATCTGAGCCAGAAAGCCATTGGATATAGTCACCAGTAGCTAAAGCTAATCCATGATTGTAAGCAGCACTCGCTCCTGGTTGCTGGCATTGAGTTAAGATTACACGTCCTTTAGTTGTGCTGGCAAATTGGCGACTAATTTCGCTCAAGTTCTCGGTCGAGTCGTGTTCAACAATAATAATTTCCAGATTCGGATAAATTTGTTGTTGGCAACTATGTAGACAGGCGGCAAATCTGCTGGCGTTATCACTAGAGATAATAATGGAAACTAGGGAGGCAGTGATGGACTGGCTCTGATTTTGATTGAAAGCGGGGAAAATGTATGACTTGAATTGTTCTACAGTTGTACGAAAATGAGTTTCAATGGTTGGTCGCAAATCGCTGTAGCAGGCGTTGGCGGGGCGACGATAAAATTCTTCTAGGACTTGAAGCCCATTTGCTAACCATCCAGTACAGTTAGATTGAGTAACGATGCTGTCAGGCAACCAGCGTTTGCGAACTAAATAGTTGGGGATGTGTACTGGAGTCCCGTGTGCAAAAAGTCTTAAGTAAAACTCCCAGTCATGACAGCCTTTCAACTGTTCGTTTAATAAACCAACTGTTTGGAAGACAGATTTGGGTACGACGACTTGAGAGAGTGTGTGAATGGGGTACAACCGGGATACGTGCAAAATGGGACACGATGC
This Nostoc sp. KVJ3 DNA region includes the following protein-coding sequences:
- a CDS encoding glycosyltransferase family 2 protein, encoding MYPIHTLSQVVVPKSVFQTVGLLNEQLKGCHDWEFYLRLFAHGTPVHIPNYLVRKRWLPDSIVTQSNCTGWLANGLQVLEEFYRRPANACYSDLRPTIETHFRTTVEQFKSYIFPAFNQNQSQSITASLVSIIISSDNASRFAACLHSCQQQIYPNLEIIIVEHDSTENLSEISRQFASTTKGRVILTQCQQPGASAAYNHGLALATGDYIQWLSGSDELTPQKIALQVAALEQNRHFDIAYGDWQWCFYQNEQCQLRIAFAFQQNDDERMQRLMHNWQPLHAFLIRRSTAVRLQELQVWNDPQTQLDADREYLTLAAIVGFRFLHVQHSTVLYNHFSSSQMKLSDSYVLRVERLKQMFLRFQYHATMQPLSEITEQHWFLLKQSWDLWKLAPVTLQQHGEDAFFLQHSQKELGMPLNLAQARIVSALYKSDEACTLEDHARQIVRIFWKQIVQQSGGEAKNVAAELTRWVGVAHPETSDSSPHQLAQAGSQSTSLLQAKIDAIPLSAPLFVEQQLAVLYVLDKLRTAGMLNQVSAPQSEINQSMPAR